In Solanum stenotomum isolate F172 chromosome 6, ASM1918654v1, whole genome shotgun sequence, one DNA window encodes the following:
- the LOC125867106 gene encoding sodium/pyruvate cotransporter BASS2, chloroplastic: MASLSRFIGKQCKLQCSDTLQRPSYGFCVRRSPTHLSMGMRNGDESGRYNLFINQNQNKPFLVQFPCNPKILCCEAASNVSGESSSTGMTQYEKIIETLTTLFPLWVILGTIIGIYKPSAVTWLETDLFTLGLGFLMLSMGLTLTFDDFRRCLRNPWTVGVGFLAQYFIKPLLGFTIAMALKLSAPLATGLILVSCCPGGQASNVATYISKGNVALSVLMTTCSTVGAIVMTPLLTKLLAGQLVPVDAAGLAISTFQVVLVPTVIGVLSNEFFPKFTSKIVTITPLIGVILTTLLCASPIGQVADVLKTQGAQLLLPVATLHAAAFFLGYQISKFSFGESTSRTISIECGMQSSALGFLLAQKHFTNPLVAVPSAVSVVCMALGGSALAVYWRNQPIPVDDKDDFKE, encoded by the exons ATGGCTTCTCTGTCCAGATTTATTGGAAAACAATGTAAATTGCAGTGTTCAGACACACTTCAGCGACCAAGTTATGGGTTTTGTGTTAGAAGGAGTCCGACCCATTTGAGTATGG GTATGAGAAATGGAGATGAGAGTGGAAGATATAATTTGTTCatcaatcaaaatcaaaataagcCTTTCCTAGTTCAATTCCCGTG CAATCCCAAAATATTATGTTGCGAGGCAGCATCAAATGTGTCTGGAGAGAGCTCTTCCACTGGAATGACCCAATACGAGAAAATAATTGAGACTTTGACCACCCTTTTTCCTCTATGG GTTATATTGGGTACAATCATTGGCATATATAAACCTTCTGCG GTCACTTGGTTGGAAACAGATCTATTCACTCTGGGTTTGGGATTTCTAATGCTTTCAATGGGTTTGACACTAACATTTGACGACTTTCGAAGATGTTTAAGGAACCCATGGACTGTAGGTGTTGGATTTCTCGCTCAGTACTTCATTAAACCACTCTTAGGCTTCACCATAGCAATG GCTCTAAAATTGTCCGCCCCACTCGCTACTGGTCTGATCTTGGTGTCATGCTGTCCTGGAGGCCAAGCTTCTAATGTGGCAACATATATTTCAAAGGGGAATGTAGCCCTCTCTGTTCTAATGACAAC GTGTTCAACAGTTGGAGCTATTGTGATGACACCCCTGCTAACTAAGCTTCTAGCTGGTCAGCTTGTCCCAGTTGATGCTGCC GGTCTTGCTATCAGCACCTTTCAGGTTGTGCTAGTGCCAACAGTTATTGGAG TCCTATCAAATGAGTTCTTTCCTAAGTTTACGTCAAAAATCGTCACCATCACACCTTTAATTGGAGTTATTCTGACTACTCTTCTTTGTGCTAGTCCG ATTGGGCAAGTCGCAGATGTGCTGAAAACTCAGGGAGCACAGTTACTTCTCCCTGTGGCGACCTTGCATGCTGCAGCCTTTTTTCTGGGTTACcagatttcaaaattttcatttggTGAATCAACATCCAGAACTATTTCGATAGAATGTGGAATGCAG AGTTCGGCACTCGGATTTCTACTTGCCCAAAAGCATTTCACAAACCCTCTTGTTGCTGTACCGTCTGCTGTTAGTGTTGTCTGCATGGCA CTTGGTGGAAGTGCTCTAGCTGTGTACTGGAGGAATCAACCAATTCCTGTTGATGACAAGGATGATTTTAAGGAGTAA